atttttctcttcAATACTCTATTCTTGAGTTACTTTGatattctttaataaatttgagattttttacatatatattgattaaaatctaaaatattatGAATTATAAGATAGTGTTTCGAAACTTACCtgaaattaatataatttgagtcTAAACATGAGGTGCAAGTTCCTTTTGATGGCTGAGCTCCAATATCTTCTCTGACAGGAGTATCATCCGAAAAATTAGTCTcccataaaaaaaacaaaaaatgaagagtttataaaataagaaatcaaCTAACTTAAcattctaatattttaaattggatataacattttttcattttatattcttttacttcattttttttcaaaatctttttagtaGTCAAGAGCTCCTCTTAATATTCCAATATGATTATATGGCctatctattatatattgtaacattaattttatcacattttgCAAAGCTAATTTTTGTGCTAATGATTTTGTACATACAGAGATTTTTGCCTTCTGAGTTTGGGACAGACCCAGCAAGAATGAAGCATGCGTTGGAGCCAGGAAGAGCAACATATGATGATAAAATGGTAGTGAGAAAAGCCATAGAAGAGGCCAACATACCATATACCTATATTTCTGCTAACGGTTTTGCTGGTTACTTTCTTGGTGGCCTATGTCAATTTGCCCAAATTACCCCTTATGTTGACTCTGTAGTCTTGTACGGAGATGGCAATGTCAAGGGTAAGTGGGTAACTAACTAATAGTGTAATACCAAATTATTtatccccttttattattttaggtgaaaactcaggtgcagtcgacttcacgtgaagttgatacctaagagtaaatttttatttaacggtTCTCAGAtgtcaacttcacgtgaagtcgacttcacataagtttttactattattttatcagatattataaaaataacttaaaataaaatgattatttAATGCGAACAGGAATTTATGTAGATGAAGATGATATAGCTATGTATACTATCAAAACAATAGACGATTCAAGAACACTTAACAAGACAGTATACATAAGACCACCGAAAAACATTTTATCCCAAAGAGAAGTTGTCCAAATTTGGGAGAAGCTAATTGGAAAAGAACTGCAGAAATCTTCAATTTCTGTACAAGAGTTTTTAAGTTCCATGAAAGGTAATGAGATCAATCAACAACTTACAAACAATTATTATTGTGATCTCTAGATAGTAGTTGGCTGAAAAATGTTTTGAATGTGAAAACAGGGAAACCATATGAAATGCAAAGTGGAATGGCACATTACTATCATGTTTTCTTTGAAGGTTGTCTAACAAATTTTGAGATAGGAGAAGATGGGGTTGAAGCTTCTCAACTTTATCCTGAAATCAACTACACTACTGCACATGAATACTTGAAACGCTTTCTATAAAGTATTGTGGACGTGTTAAAGTacggtgaaaattcaggtgcagtctacttcatgtgaaattgatagttaagaattgttagatgaaaatttagtcaaattagtcaaatcatctaacgattcTTAGTTATCAATTTCACATGAAGTCGTCTGCACCTGAATTTCCACCGTTATTTATTTAGCAAGTTAATTAAGTTGGTTATGGTTCATTCAGTTAACGATTCGTTTAGTTTCATTGTCAACCTGTTGCTTCATTGGATTTGAAGTTGAACTTGGTTAAAAGTTGTGTTAAGTACTTTTGTAATAAAagaagtaaaataattttatacgtgAATCTAACGACATAATAttacattaacaaaaataaatatttttaataataattatttaaaaaaacgaatataattatataattgtataaaattttttatacggttaatacatcaaaattaaacacataaaaaaaattacactttcGTATGTATTTACATAATACTCCTTGCCATTGCAAAGAAGTAGATGTGATCAACAAAACAATAGTGTTATgtattaagattattattaataaaagtttttaaatttgttatttaattaaatacttAAAGAAGTAGATGACACTAATAAGACTTCTGTTCCTGCGAGGGAGCCACCCATGACCAATGCACTCTATTCTTCGGGAAAGGTTCACTTCAATTAGGTGCTACATTACATCAATGCAATAATGTAccctttttaataataatagggTGCGAAATTTGACCAATGCAATAATATACCCTTTCACACTAAAATTATTTAcggaataataaaaagatatctTCTTTCTAGAATTAAGCTGCTTCTGCATATTGCTCCATTTTTAATAATAGGGTACGAAATTTGACCAATTTGAATgagttttataattaatttattcgtttatttaaataaatatcaaaaatttaaatatttaaataaaaaatttaaatttatgacaaattaatttttaatttattaaatcaaaagatatcaaaaatattttaaaaaataataataaggtgCGGAATTTAAATAACATAGATCGTGCCTCTAATGATCGATACAAAAAAAATCGCGGTTCCATGaatgaaataagaataaatatatacactatatatatatatatatattattttgttacacAAATTAATCTCTCGATGTTTTAtatttactaaaaaatttagataaattagttttcatagttgttaaataaaaaacatataaaagttttcaataattttttaaaacttttaaatcaatgcttctACCTAGTTACGTGGAGTCGTAGACAAAAAGTTTGATACAAAGGCTAATTTGCctaccgaaaaaaaaaattaattcactaATTNNNNNNNNNNNNNNNNNNNNNNNNNNNNNNNNNNNNNNNNNNNNNNNNNNNNNNNNNNNNNNNNNNNNNNNNNNNNNNNNNNNNNNNNNNNNNNNNNNNNNNNNNNNNNNNNNNNNNNNNNNNNNNNNNNNNNNNNNNNNNNNNNNNNNNNNNNNNNNNNNNNNNNNNNNNNNNNNNNNNNNNNNNNNNNNNNNNNNNNNNNNNNNNNNNNNNNNNNNNNNNNNNNNNNNNNNNNNNNNNNNNNNNNNNNNNNNNNNNNNNNNNNNNNNNNNNNNNNNNNNNNNNNNNNNNNNNNNNNNNNNNNNNNNNNNNNNNNNNNNNNNNNNNNNNNNNNNNNNNNNNNNNNNNNNNNNNNNNNNNNNNNNNNNNNNNNNNNNNNNNNNNNNNNNNNNNNNNNNNNNNNNNNNNNNNNNNNNNNNNNNNNNNNNNNNNNNNNNNNNNNNNNNNNNNNNNNNNNGTGGATATCTCAAAACTATATTATATAACAGTGAATGCTATGGTGtctattattttgtattttaagttattaaaaaaggtaaataaataatatttaataaattttatatgatttattttttattttaaatattttattttttattttgaaaagaaagttaGACAATTTAAGCACTATAACAAAGACACCATAGAACCCaccttatattatatatataataaataatctaTATGTACACTCCAAGTCTCCAAGACATAAATGGCAGGCCTTATTATGCATAGCATGTTACTATATAATAAGGGCCCATCAACCACATATTCATTGTATACcataaaactaaaaaagtaATTAAGAGAGAGAGGATGTTGAAGAGCAAGGTGCTTATTGTGGGGGGAACAGGGTACATAGGAAAAAGGTTGGTGAAGGCAAGTTTAGATGAAGGGCATGAAACATATGTTCTTTATAGACCAGAGATTGGTGTTGATATTGAGAAAGTTCAGCTTCTATTGTCATTCAAGGAACAAGGTGCTAAACTTGTAACAGGTTCCTTTAATGATCATCAATCCCTTGTCAATGCTGTCAAGCTTGTTGATGTTGTCATTTCCGCCATTTCTGGTGTTCATATCCGCAGCCATCAAATTCTCTTACAACTTAAGCTCGTTCATGCTATCAAGGAAGCCGGAAATATCAAGGTATACcattcaatttcatttttatgtataaacctttttttatcttttttgttacCAAAGATAAGAGTACTCGAACATGCGACTTAGGTGCAATTTAAGTAAGTAtagaaaaattatatcatttaagCTATAACTCGTTAGCTTATGTACAAAGTATTAATAAtagtagaaaaaatatttatatgaaaACACTTATTATAATAAAGTTTTAATAGAAAACAGTAAAACACGCGTTGAAGAAGGGCGCCTCTTATTTGAGGAGCACTACTTTACTAGGGTTGTTCCTTTTATTTGCTATTTGGGTCCAAAGCTATTAAAGCCCAATAGAAAGtcttttttttcccttatttataaaaaaatcatttatttattttttattataaattatatttatctttaaaattaatataatacatctattttttttaaaagatacataatacattttttaagtttaaaattaagatacatttatacagataaatattttttgttaattaagatcattttttattaatttttgtattgacaactttgttaaaattatgataaaaattttgatgagtaaataattgaatatttgtTGTTGGTTTagttaattcaattaattttcttgtttcttatgaCAGTCTTAATGAGTTCAATAATGAATTTGCAGCAAGtttttatgcattttaattattgatgacaaattttaatgtttgtattttatatttagattttttttgttatttgactttTGAGTTTGTACTTTGATAATATTATAAGAATTTGATTGATATAGTACTTTAAATTTAGATGACGTTTTAAGTTTATATAGACTATAATTGCTAACTCATTTTACataaatttgtgcatttttgaTAGTTTAATCCTCTTAATTACTGCATGTAACAATCATTAAATTTTGTCAAACTaatctttaattaatttaattgtaaACATGTTACTTATGTATAATAGAGATTTTTGCCTTCTGAGTTTGGGATGGACCCAGCAAGAATGGAACATGCTTTGGAGCCAGGAAGAGTAACATTTGATGACAAAATGGTGGTGAGAAAAGCCATAGAAGAAGCAAAGATACCACATACCTATATTTCTGCTAATTGTTTTGCTGGTTACTTTCTTGGTGGTCTTTGCCAACTTGGCGTTATCATGCCTTCAAGGGATTCTGTGGTCTTCTATGGAGACGGCAACGTCAAGGGTAACTATTAAACTATACTTAGCTTTAGTTATTACCAAATTGTTTTCATAACAACATATTATTTAAGATTAAGTATTgtaaattttgtcttttttttcctCCTGTTTTcgactttataaaatttaagaagtttctttcaatttttatctACAAGCCTATATATCTGCacataaaaaatagtaattaaattaattattattttttaatttatttttaatatattttatattttaatatctattttatataaataactgatttagtaactgatttttaatatacatataatataattgaaTTTATATTGTTACTAAATAACGAAATTTTAAAAACTGAACCGATCATTAAACTAATGAAATAAAAGGTTTAAAGGTTCAACTGATATGATTATTTTAAAGCTATTaatcactaaaaaaaattatactgatTTGATCCATCAactatttctaattattttttcgaTTTTTGACTAGTTTATTGACAagaaaattttatcttaaatcTAATTAGTGCTCGGTTTTCAATTATTAGAATTATGCTAAATAATCATGTGATAAAATGagatatattataatttaattactttcaatttttttttcctaaCGTAAAGGattaaattaaactcaaatatttaagaaaaaaaattatataaaccaaaataattacaaattacaattttacagataaaaaaattgattaaccCTATAATTTATGATAGAACACTATGAAATTTCATGATTCATGTTATTATCATGCATCTTGGACATACAAAATTTAGTTGATGTTAGCATTTctcttatattaatattattgttgaaGTTAGTTGAACATACATATGTCTAATTAAGTAGCATATATATACCATttgattaattatataattaataacatATTATGTCTCTCAAATTTGACAGCTATTACTGTGGATGAAGATGACATAGCCAAGTATACTATTAAGACGATAGATGATCCTAGAACTTTGAACAGAACAGTTTATATAAGGCCACCCAAAAACATATTATCGCCGTTAGAAATTGTACAAACTNNNNNNNNNNNNNNNNNNNNNNNNNNNNNNNNNNNNNNNNNNNTTGAAGAAATCTTCAATTTCTGCTGAGCAATTTTTGAGTTCAATGAAAGGTGAGAATGTTAGatacacatatatatagtaatagTGAAAATAACAATAGAAAAGGAATTACTCAAGGTTGTTAATtacattattaattttgaaacatGCAGGAAAATCATATGCAGAACAAGTGGCAATGGTGCATTACTACCATGTTTGCATTGAAGGGTGTCTTGCAAATTTTGAGATAGGAGATGGTGGAGTTGAAGCTTGTGAACTCTATCCTGAAGTGAAGTACACTACTGTTCATGAATACATGAAACGTTACTTATAGAATAATGGGTTTGGTATGGGATGAAtatatattgaatttaattagtaacaaattaaataattaataaatgtgTGTCATGTATGTCTTTAGGCTAAGCAAGAACAAAGTGGCATATATACttgtaatattttatatcttCCATAGCTAATGAAAGGAAGGCCAAAGAGGATCAACGTGTGATGCTTTTAAAATGATCATATTTTATTGGAATAAAATACATCATTAAACCAAACATCAATCAATATTACATAAAAGTCTCAAAACTAAAAACGTTATATGCATATTTTTGTGCATATACctatataaatcgaatcaatataatttaaattagtaaaaaataatgtaaattaaaattacttgtTTCATTTATCTATTACATATTTattcagaataaaaaataataaatagttatacattataaaatgattaattatattgatataatatataatttgaaaaataattaaaataataaaatataaatatagtattttaattattttaattaataaaacagattaattctaatttatattattttttactaatttaaatcatattaATTCGATTTAGTATTATAATCTATAATTCGAATTTAACCAATtggatttatataaatatatgcatGAGGTCATGAGGACATGTGCTgattttgagatttttatgtAATATCGATTGGTATTTAATTTAATGATGTGTTTTACCCTATTTTATTGGCTTAGATAAGTGTCTAgttctataaaatatatattttttattgtattatttatcaattttttgctttaaatataataatttaaataatctcCACTTTAGTCTGTACTATTagtatctctaatttttattttagtatttatcaatttttttgttttaaatctagcaaaatttttaaaataatgttaaaatatcTTGCCGCATAACATTTTTGCTTGCAGGTAGCATAAAATTAATAGATTAAATTAACAacagaaactaaaataaaagtctTTTAAATAGTGTCAAATGgactaatttattctatttagaTCTgctcaattaaatttaatttgtaggTTAAATAAACTGAGTCAGCTATATATTAAGTATTTacaaatatctaaaataaaaaattagtaaaactaAACGGGTCAACATGTCTActtgctaattttttttggcaaaataaattatttttaattaaaaaattaaaaaaattggactAAAATATCCAATTTTATTGAGTTAAACCATGagatatttgaaataaaatttgagaTATTTGGTTATGTTATTAAAaagttgttaaaaaatttaaaaaatgaaacacATAAACGGATTAAATAAATTAGTCCATTTAattcacatatttttttttaaatgtcatCTTaggcataattttttttagtgtatttttatatgaatttgttaaaaataagagcatgtcattatatttttataaatatttaaacaaataaaaaaatcagcacaatttatttttgtctcaattTAACCACTATAGCAAAGATTTTtgtaataattagttaattacagCTTAACTCTTATCAGCGATTGTTAATATTATTCAAGTATTCAacatatttacttttttttccgGGTTTTTCTTTCTAACTATATTATTGGCGGTTTTCTCTTGCATGAGTTGAGAGGTGCACCTTCAAAATGGTTTTATCCacttctattattctctcttattctctAATTTCAACAACTTCCCTTCCAATTCCAACTGTAAGAAACTGTTTTCAAGTTAATCACACATTATATAATAATAGCTACTCAATTTGATTATATCATCATCTTACTTGATTGCTTGTCTGAGACTCTAGGTTGTGAAGTTGGAATCTTTTTCCCCAAAAGATGGTGGGTTTATCAGAATTGGAGGATTTACTTCTTCAATGGCACCCAGAAATCGAAGATTAGCTACTTGTTCTGTTTCAGGAGATGGCTCTTCCTCTATTGGCACTGATGTGCCTTTCCCTTCTGATTACCCTGAGCTTCTGGAACAAGTAAGTGTCATCATTCACCATTCTGCAtcaatttccttttcttttggtTAATTGTAACATAGTGTCATCAATTCACCTTTCCTCTGTTGGCACTGATGTGCCCTTCCCTGCTGAATATCCGTTCTTTTGAATAACCATTTACATAACCATTTACCTTCCTTTAGATAACCACTTACATTTTACGGTGAATGTGAAAGAGAGTTTTTTTAATGACATGTCGTTACATGACAGTATCAAAACTAAATTCTAATAGTTAATGTTAATGGATTAATGTAGTGGTGGTCTGCTTTTATGTGCCAATTTTATGCAGTTCAGAGTGTATATAAAATTTACTTAACCCCCAGAAAAGGGAGGAAAATGCTAATGtaatactaaaaattatgtgTCTTTGTTAATGGCTCAACCAACAGGCTAGAGTTGCAGTGGAATTGGCCATGAAGGATAACAAACAGCTAATGGTGAGTCATATGTGATAGTGATTTTTCTATTAGGAATCGTTAGTCAAGAATGAAAGTTACACACACCAAAGTGAGGAGCTATTATTAGAGACTGTAATGAACAGCAATCTTATACAGGAGATTGAGT
The Arachis duranensis cultivar V14167 chromosome 5, aradu.V14167.gnm2.J7QH, whole genome shotgun sequence genome window above contains:
- the LOC107487131 gene encoding LOW QUALITY PROTEIN: bifunctional pinoresinol-lariciresinol reductase 2-like (The sequence of the model RefSeq protein was modified relative to this genomic sequence to represent the inferred CDS: deleted 1 base in 1 codon), which encodes MLKSKVLIVGGTGYIGKRLVKASLDEGHETYVLYRPEIGVDIEKVQLLLSFKEQGAKLVTGSFNDHQSLVNAVKLVDVVISAISGVHIRSHQILLQLKLVHAIKEAGNIKRFLPSEFGMDPARMEHALEPGRVTFDDKMVVRKAIEEAKIPHTYISANCFAGYFLGGLCQLGVIMPSRDSVVFYGDGNVKAITVDEDDIAKYTIKTIDDPRTLNRTVYIRPPKNILSPLEIVKLXXXXXXXXXXXXXXLKKSSISAEQFLSSMKGKSYAEQVAMVHYYHVCIEGCLANFEIGDGGVEACELYPEVKYTTVHEYMKRYL
- the LOC107487050 gene encoding bifunctional pinoresinol-lariciresinol reductase-like isoform X2 — its product is MEKSKVLIIGGTGYIGKKLVKASLGLGHETYVLQRPDIGLDIDKLQLLFSFKEQGAKLLRASLDDHQSLVNAVKHVDVVISAVAGVPYRGHHILQQLKLVDAIKEAGNIKRFLPSEFGTDPARMKHALEPGRATYDDKMVVRKAIEEANIPYTYISANGFAGYFLGGLCQFAQITPYVDSVVLYGDGNVKDEDDIAMYTIKTIDDSRTLNKTVYIRPPKNILSQREVVQIWEKLIGKELQKSSISVQEFLSSMKGKPYEMQSGMAHYYHVFFEGCLTNFEIGEDGVEASQLYPEINYTTAHEYLKRFL
- the LOC107487050 gene encoding bifunctional pinoresinol-lariciresinol reductase-like isoform X1, whose protein sequence is MEKSKVLIIGGTGYIGKKLVKASLGLGHETYVLQRPDIGLDIDKLQLLFSFKEQGAKLLRASLDDHQSLVNAVKHVDVVISAVAGVPYRGHHILQQLKLVDAIKEAGNIKRFLPSEFGTDPARMKHALEPGRATYDDKMVVRKAIEEANIPYTYISANGFAGYFLGGLCQFAQITPYVDSVVLYGDGNVKGIYVDEDDIAMYTIKTIDDSRTLNKTVYIRPPKNILSQREVVQIWEKLIGKELQKSSISVQEFLSSMKGKPYEMQSGMAHYYHVFFEGCLTNFEIGEDGVEASQLYPEINYTTAHEYLKRFL